A stretch of Arachis hypogaea cultivar Tifrunner chromosome 15, arahy.Tifrunner.gnm2.J5K5, whole genome shotgun sequence DNA encodes these proteins:
- the LOC112750867 gene encoding putative 3,4-dihydroxy-2-butanone kinase isoform X2 → MMALNYGNFVGLKFSYIVYELERSDASTKAPSWPVGVDGVHPPTKIPIPVPPSPSAKGNEPQRRPLQLSKQGQVLEIAIETAANVILDLKNSLNDWDSKVGDGDCGSTMYRGAKAILEDIKNYPLNDAAETVNEIGSTIRRAMGGTSGIIYTIFCKAAYTQLKPSSGSVVTPKQWAEALAASIAAVSKYGGASAGYRTLLDALLPASSVLQEKLNAGEDPITAFVLSSEAALTGAELTKKMQAQAWRSTYVSSELLSTVPDPGAMAVATWYRAAALAVQQKYKS, encoded by the exons ATGATGGCCTTAAATTATGGTAATTTTGTAGGACTTAAATTCTCTTATATTGTTTATGAACTTGAGCGATCAGATGCCAGTACCAAAGCACCGTCTTGGCCTGTTGGAGTTGATG GTGTTCACCCGCCTACTAAGATTCCTATTCCAGTCCCGCCATCTCCATCAGCAAAGGGCAATGAG CCACAGAGACGACCTCTACAGCTAAGTAAGCAAGGCCAAGTCCTTGAGATTGCCATTGAAACCGCTGCAAATGTTATTCTAGATCTTAAGAACAGCCTAAATGATTGGGACAGTAAAGTTGGTGATGGTGACTGTGGATCAACT ATGTATAGAGGCGCAAAAGCCATTCTGGAGGACATCAAAAA CTATCCTCTGAACGATGCTGCAGAAACTGTCAATGAAATTGGATCAACAATTCGAAGAGCCATGGGAGGAACAAGTGGAATCAT ATATACAATTTTCTGCAAGGCAGCATATACACAGCTGAAACCAAGCTCTGGTTCTGTTGTCACGCCAAAACAAT GGGCTGAGGCACTTGCGGCTTCCATTGCTGCTGTTAGTAAATATGGGGGTGCCAGTGCTGGTTATAGAACCCTGCTAGATGCCCTTCTTCCAGCATCATCTGTTCTTCAAGAG AAATTAAATGCTGGGGAGGATCCTATCACTGCTTTTGTTCTGTCTTCTGAGGCTGCATTAACTGGAGCTGAGTTAACCAAGAAAATGCAAGCACAG GCTTGGCGTTCTACTTACGTGTCTTCAGAGTTGCTTTCAACAGTTCCTGACCCTGGTGCCATGGCTGTGGCAACGTGGTACAGGGCTGCAGCTCTAGCTGTCCAGCAAAAATACAAGAGTTAG
- the LOC112750867 gene encoding putative 3,4-dihydroxy-2-butanone kinase isoform X3 yields the protein MMALNYGNFVGLKFSYIVYELERSDASTKAPSWPVGVDGVHPPTKIPIPVPPSPSAKGNERRPLQLSKQGQVLEIAIETAANVILDLKNSLNDWDSKVGDGDCGSTMYRGAKAILEDIKNYPLNDAAETVNEIGSTIRRAMGGTSGIIYTIFCKAAYTQLKPSSGSVVTPKQWAEALAASIAAVSKYGGASAGYRTLLDALLPASSVLQEKLNAGEDPITAFVLSSEAALTGAELTKKMQAQAWRSTYVSSELLSTVPDPGAMAVATWYRAAALAVQQKYKS from the exons ATGATGGCCTTAAATTATGGTAATTTTGTAGGACTTAAATTCTCTTATATTGTTTATGAACTTGAGCGATCAGATGCCAGTACCAAAGCACCGTCTTGGCCTGTTGGAGTTGATG GTGTTCACCCGCCTACTAAGATTCCTATTCCAGTCCCGCCATCTCCATCAGCAAAGGGCAATGAG AGACGACCTCTACAGCTAAGTAAGCAAGGCCAAGTCCTTGAGATTGCCATTGAAACCGCTGCAAATGTTATTCTAGATCTTAAGAACAGCCTAAATGATTGGGACAGTAAAGTTGGTGATGGTGACTGTGGATCAACT ATGTATAGAGGCGCAAAAGCCATTCTGGAGGACATCAAAAA CTATCCTCTGAACGATGCTGCAGAAACTGTCAATGAAATTGGATCAACAATTCGAAGAGCCATGGGAGGAACAAGTGGAATCAT ATATACAATTTTCTGCAAGGCAGCATATACACAGCTGAAACCAAGCTCTGGTTCTGTTGTCACGCCAAAACAAT GGGCTGAGGCACTTGCGGCTTCCATTGCTGCTGTTAGTAAATATGGGGGTGCCAGTGCTGGTTATAGAACCCTGCTAGATGCCCTTCTTCCAGCATCATCTGTTCTTCAAGAG AAATTAAATGCTGGGGAGGATCCTATCACTGCTTTTGTTCTGTCTTCTGAGGCTGCATTAACTGGAGCTGAGTTAACCAAGAAAATGCAAGCACAG GCTTGGCGTTCTACTTACGTGTCTTCAGAGTTGCTTTCAACAGTTCCTGACCCTGGTGCCATGGCTGTGGCAACGTGGTACAGGGCTGCAGCTCTAGCTGTCCAGCAAAAATACAAGAGTTAG